In the Gemmatimonadota bacterium genome, CCGGCGACCGCGCGGAGCCCCCACACGTTCACGTGCGCCGCGAGAAGAGCGAGGCTAAATTCTGGTTGGACGCCGTGGGCCGGGAACGCAACCGAGGCTTCCGCGCCGTTGAATTGAGGCGGATCGAACGACT is a window encoding:
- a CDS encoding DUF4160 domain-containing protein, whose translation is MPTVLRIGPYRFFFYAGDRAEPPHVHVRREKSEAKFWLDAVGRERNRGFRAVELRRIERLVLEHAEKLRTEWHEYFEA